One stretch of Methanofastidiosum sp. DNA includes these proteins:
- the mdcC gene encoding malonate decarboxylase acyl carrier protein produces MALTELNFEFKPENPKTIIEEWSHVGVVGSGDLEVLIEKENALKGKIKLHILTTVVGFDDVWETVVKKFIDKTGLSGVKVSINDNAATPAVVIRRLQQAVDNGGGLQ; encoded by the coding sequence ATGGCTTTAACTGAACTAAATTTTGAATTTAAGCCTGAAAACCCTAAAACAATTATAGAAGAATGGTCTCACGTTGGCGTTGTTGGCAGCGGAGACCTTGAAGTCTTGATTGAAAAAGAAAATGCTCTAAAAGGAAAAATAAAACTCCACATTTTAACTACCGTAGTAGGATTTGACGACGTCTGGGAAACAGTTGTTAAGAAATTCATCGATAAAACTGGACTCTCAGGGGTCAAAGTAAGCATAAATGACAACGCAGCTACACCAGCAGTAGTTATCAGAAGACTCCAACAGGCCGTAGATAATGGAGGAGGACTCCAATAA
- the accC gene encoding acetyl-CoA carboxylase biotin carboxylase subunit codes for MFKKVLVANRGEIAVRIIRACKEMGIKTVAVYSDADKDALHVKLADEAVNIGPAPSIKSYLNMMNIINAAIVTGAEGIHPGYGFLAENSRFSKLCKANGIKFIGPSAESIDAMGDKATAKDTMKKGGVPVTPGSDGIIKTIEEADKLVKKIGCPVICKASAGGGGKGMRLVKSEKELESALRSCQAEAQAAFGNPDVYIEKYIEQPRHVEIQIIADQYGNAIYLGERDCSIQRRHQKLVEEGPSPAVSPEIRKKMGEAAVKAALAAQYEGAGTVEFLFNDKENDFYFMEMNTRVQVEHCVTEMISNIDIVKTGIRVAAGEKLPYAQKDVKLMGHAIECRINAEDPNTFVPSPGDIEKLILPGGPFVRVDTACYQGYQIPPFYDSLIAKLIVWGEDRNEAIDRMYRALDEFIVEGINTTIPFHKKVMKNQIFRGGVFHTDFIEKHMDKSKNGGE; via the coding sequence ATGTTTAAGAAAGTTCTTGTTGCAAATAGAGGAGAAATTGCTGTAAGGATAATCAGGGCATGTAAGGAAATGGGAATAAAAACAGTAGCTGTTTACTCTGACGCTGATAAAGATGCACTTCATGTTAAACTCGCTGATGAAGCAGTTAATATTGGACCTGCTCCATCAATTAAGAGTTACTTGAACATGATGAATATTATTAACGCTGCAATTGTCACGGGCGCAGAAGGTATTCACCCAGGTTACGGATTTCTTGCAGAAAACTCTAGATTTTCTAAGCTTTGTAAAGCCAATGGTATAAAATTCATAGGCCCCAGTGCAGAATCAATAGACGCAATGGGAGACAAAGCAACAGCTAAAGATACCATGAAGAAAGGTGGTGTACCAGTAACACCCGGTTCTGATGGAATTATAAAAACAATTGAAGAAGCCGATAAGCTAGTTAAGAAGATTGGATGCCCCGTCATCTGTAAAGCCTCAGCTGGCGGCGGTGGAAAAGGAATGAGACTTGTCAAGTCCGAGAAAGAATTAGAATCTGCCTTGAGATCTTGTCAAGCCGAAGCCCAAGCTGCATTTGGAAATCCAGATGTTTATATTGAAAAATATATAGAACAGCCAAGGCACGTTGAAATTCAGATTATTGCTGACCAGTACGGTAATGCAATATACCTTGGAGAAAGAGACTGTTCTATTCAAAGAAGACACCAGAAACTTGTTGAAGAAGGACCATCACCTGCAGTATCTCCTGAAATTAGAAAGAAGATGGGAGAGGCCGCAGTTAAGGCAGCACTCGCTGCACAATATGAAGGTGCCGGAACTGTAGAATTTTTGTTCAACGACAAAGAAAATGATTTCTACTTCATGGAGATGAATACAAGGGTTCAGGTAGAGCACTGTGTAACTGAAATGATTTCAAATATAGACATAGTAAAAACAGGTATAAGGGTTGCAGCCGGAGAGAAATTACCATATGCCCAGAAGGATGTTAAACTAATGGGACATGCAATTGAATGCAGAATCAATGCAGAGGATCCAAACACATTCGTTCCATCACCAGGGGACATTGAAAAACTCATATTACCTGGAGGGCCTTTTGTCAGAGTGGACACAGCATGTTACCAGGGATACCAAATTCCACCGTTTTACGACTCTCTAATTGCAAAATTGATTGTATGGGGAGAAGACAGAAACGAAGCTATTGACAGAATGTACAGAGCACTTGATGAATTTATTGTAGAGGGTATTAACACAACAATCCCATTCCACAAAAAAGTCATGAAAAACCAGATATTCAGGGGAGGAGTTTTCCACACCGACTTCATAGAGAAACATATGGACAAGTCAAAGAACGGAGGGGAATAA
- the mdcA gene encoding malonate decarboxylase subunit alpha: MEDVNYLRDIFQTPGKVSGIPHDDRIERAKKGWDKKGEDTLKRLAEAKRFVKSGTKIVDPADAVALLESVIKPGDRVAIEGDNQKQANFLAKAFAKVSPSKVNNIHMIQSVLALPEHLDVFDKGIASKVDFCYSGPVATRLANMVMSGKITIGAIHTYMELFARTYLDLTPRVCLVAANAADKEGNLYTGFNTEETHSVIEATKFRKGIVIVQVNEIVNKVPRVDIPGGWVDFIIPTEDPYYIEPLFTRDPRLITESQIFIAMMALVGVYGKYEVKTLNHGIGFNTAAVELLLPTFGEEMGLKGKICTHWALNPHPTMIPAIESGWAESFMPFGSEVGMEKYIMARPDIFPIGPDGTMRSNRVMSQAAGHYAVDAFFGSTLQIDQFGNSAAATAGRIPGFGGAPNMACNAPGRRHPSKGWLMASKEDGMRESLIGPIYRGRKLVVQMVETFGEGMSPVFIEKLDAFKLQAQAKFDIPPIMIYGDDITHIVTEEGIAYIHKCKSLKERMDAIKAVAGYTPLGLAADDSQTNKLRKAGIVALPEDLDLSFNDAKRSKLAAKSMSELVEWSGGLYEPPVRFRNW, translated from the coding sequence ATGGAAGATGTAAACTACCTAAGGGATATATTTCAAACACCCGGCAAAGTGTCAGGTATACCCCATGACGATAGAATAGAGAGAGCAAAAAAAGGATGGGACAAAAAAGGAGAGGACACCCTAAAAAGACTTGCAGAAGCAAAAAGATTTGTGAAATCAGGCACAAAGATTGTTGACCCAGCCGATGCAGTAGCTCTCCTGGAAAGCGTAATAAAACCAGGAGATAGAGTTGCAATTGAAGGGGACAATCAGAAGCAGGCCAACTTTTTAGCAAAAGCTTTTGCGAAAGTAAGCCCTTCAAAAGTAAATAACATTCACATGATTCAATCTGTACTTGCTTTACCTGAGCATTTAGATGTTTTTGATAAAGGTATAGCCTCAAAAGTCGATTTTTGTTATTCAGGCCCTGTAGCAACAAGACTTGCAAATATGGTAATGAGTGGGAAGATAACAATTGGTGCAATTCACACATATATGGAATTGTTTGCAAGAACTTATCTTGACCTTACTCCCAGAGTATGTTTAGTTGCCGCAAATGCTGCAGATAAGGAAGGAAATCTTTACACAGGATTCAATACCGAAGAAACCCATTCTGTAATTGAAGCTACAAAGTTTAGGAAAGGTATTGTAATAGTCCAAGTCAATGAAATTGTTAACAAAGTACCTCGTGTAGATATACCAGGTGGCTGGGTTGACTTTATTATACCAACTGAAGACCCATACTACATTGAACCCCTCTTTACAAGGGATCCAAGATTAATTACAGAATCTCAGATATTCATAGCCATGATGGCCCTAGTTGGCGTCTACGGTAAATACGAAGTTAAAACACTTAACCACGGTATAGGTTTTAACACAGCAGCAGTTGAACTTTTACTTCCTACATTTGGAGAAGAGATGGGACTTAAAGGTAAGATTTGTACACACTGGGCATTAAATCCACACCCAACAATGATCCCCGCTATAGAGTCAGGATGGGCAGAATCCTTCATGCCATTTGGTAGCGAAGTAGGAATGGAGAAATATATCATGGCAAGACCAGATATTTTCCCAATAGGTCCTGACGGAACAATGAGGTCAAACAGAGTAATGTCACAAGCAGCAGGTCACTATGCTGTTGATGCATTCTTTGGTTCTACCCTTCAGATAGATCAATTTGGTAACAGTGCCGCTGCAACTGCCGGTAGGATTCCTGGATTTGGAGGAGCACCTAACATGGCATGTAATGCACCAGGTAGAAGACACCCATCTAAAGGATGGCTAATGGCTTCAAAAGAAGATGGTATGAGAGAGTCATTGATTGGACCAATATACAGAGGAAGAAAACTTGTAGTCCAGATGGTAGAAACATTTGGAGAGGGAATGTCTCCAGTATTTATCGAAAAGTTAGATGCATTCAAGCTACAAGCACAAGCAAAATTCGATATACCCCCTATCATGATTTACGGTGACGATATCACACACATAGTTACAGAAGAAGGAATTGCATATATACACAAGTGTAAATCATTAAAGGAAAGAATGGACGCAATCAAAGCCGTAGCAGGATACACACCACTAGGACTTGCAGCCGATGATTCGCAGACTAACAAATTAAGAAAAGCTGGAATTGTTGCACTTCCTGAAGATTTAGACCTATCATTTAATGATGCTAAAAGATCAAAACTTGCTGCAAAGAGCATGAGTGAACTTGTTGAATGGTCTGGAGGTTTGTACGAACCACCAGTCAGATTTAGAAATTGGTAA
- the speB gene encoding agmatinase, which translates to MDVPDNYGGLEDNFSNYENSYFAVLPVPLEKTVSYKGGTSLGPKAIINASQNMELFDEEFFVSTCTLGIHTKNEINCNQEIEKIMQEIEEESFKILNDKKFLCVLGGEHSVSQAPVKAAKRLYKDLSVLQFDAHLDLRDAYLGDKYSHASVMSRVEEQAPIVQVGIRSFSEEEYDKIKNGKYNIFYAKDIHDNKSWFNRALENLSENVYVTFDIDAFDPSLIPGTGTPEPGGLPWYLVCDFLKEVFFNKNVVGVDIVEVAPQESSTVSEFVASKLLYKMMTYKYIKMT; encoded by the coding sequence ATGGACGTGCCAGATAATTATGGTGGACTTGAGGATAATTTCTCAAATTATGAAAATTCATATTTTGCTGTATTGCCGGTACCTTTAGAGAAAACAGTTTCCTATAAAGGAGGAACTTCTTTAGGGCCCAAAGCAATTATCAATGCCAGTCAAAACATGGAACTGTTCGATGAGGAGTTTTTTGTTTCTACTTGCACATTGGGGATTCATACAAAAAATGAAATAAATTGCAATCAGGAAATAGAAAAAATAATGCAAGAAATTGAAGAAGAATCATTTAAAATATTAAATGATAAAAAGTTTCTTTGTGTACTTGGAGGGGAACACTCAGTTTCTCAAGCCCCCGTAAAAGCTGCTAAAAGATTGTACAAAGATCTTTCAGTTTTACAATTTGATGCACATTTAGATTTGAGAGATGCCTACCTTGGGGACAAATATAGTCATGCTTCAGTCATGTCAAGGGTAGAAGAACAGGCACCAATTGTTCAAGTAGGTATAAGAAGTTTTTCTGAAGAAGAATATGATAAAATCAAAAATGGAAAGTATAATATCTTCTATGCAAAAGACATTCATGATAATAAAAGTTGGTTTAACAGGGCCCTTGAAAATTTATCAGAGAATGTTTACGTAACATTTGACATTGATGCTTTTGATCCTTCCCTTATACCCGGAACTGGAACGCCTGAACCTGGCGGCCTACCTTGGTATTTAGTTTGTGACTTCTTAAAAGAAGTTTTTTTCAATAAAAATGTAGTTGGAGTAGATATAGTTGAAGTTGCCCCCCAAGAATCTTCTACAGTTTCAGAATTTGTTGCAAGCAAACTTCTTTACAAAATGATGACTTACAAGTACATAAAAATGACATGA
- a CDS encoding flavodoxin family protein — MVSVLIVYYTKSGNTREMANMLATFLRDEDIDVEVRDVLETSPDYLLDYDGILLGSPTYYGDMAAEMKELIDRSVKYHGELSGKLGGAFTSSAYIGGGNETTLLSILRAMLIHGMVVVGVHNADHYGPVSIGAPDDRAEKQCRIYARKFADTLKSLKGLDIVD, encoded by the coding sequence ATGGTTTCTGTATTGATAGTTTATTATACAAAATCTGGGAACACACGAGAAATGGCAAACATGTTGGCAACATTTTTGAGAGATGAAGATATTGATGTTGAAGTAAGAGATGTTCTTGAAACTTCACCAGACTATTTATTAGATTATGATGGAATCCTACTCGGATCTCCAACTTATTACGGTGATATGGCGGCTGAAATGAAGGAACTTATAGACAGAAGCGTAAAATACCATGGTGAATTATCTGGAAAACTCGGAGGAGCTTTTACTTCAAGTGCATATATTGGAGGAGGAAATGAAACTACACTTCTTTCTATTTTAAGAGCTATGTTGATTCATGGGATGGTTGTTGTAGGAGTCCATAATGCAGATCATTATGGACCAGTGTCAATAGGTGCACCAGATGACAGAGCAGAAAAGCAATGCAGGATCTATGCTAGAAAATTTGCTGATACTCTAAAAAGTCTTAAAGGCTTAGATATAGTTGATTAA
- a CDS encoding TIGR00375 family protein yields the protein MINVDFHIHSMYSGGTSSNMEIPVIAEQSKLKGLNTIGCGDCLNKNWLNHFVSSVNKIDEGTFEHKSGIRFILTTEVEDQRRVHHVIIFPSLSSVEEFRYIIRDKSPNLDTDGRCNVNLAGDELLDIVKNMDGLIGPSHAFTPWTSIYKEYDTLEDCYKTKNIPFLELGLSADTHMADCISELKDVTFMTNSDAHSPWPHRIGREFNRIKVRDNNYDEIIKAIRRRGGNEFVLNVGIDPDLGKYHMTACTRCYKKYTIERAIEQKNRCTCGGLIKKGVADRIKELCDQEVTHPSHRPKYLKTIPLAEILVQTLGLASVNSKKVQDLWKLLIQSFKNEINVLIVTPREEIEKVAGEKVAQAIIDFREGKIYIEPGGGGMYGKVHLTKKDRNQSSLDGFL from the coding sequence ATGATTAATGTTGATTTTCATATTCATTCAATGTATTCTGGTGGGACTTCTAGCAATATGGAGATTCCAGTCATTGCTGAACAATCAAAATTAAAAGGTTTAAATACAATAGGGTGTGGCGACTGTCTCAATAAAAATTGGCTGAATCATTTTGTTTCTTCTGTTAATAAAATAGATGAAGGTACTTTTGAACATAAAAGTGGCATACGATTTATATTGACTACAGAAGTTGAAGATCAAAGAAGAGTTCACCATGTTATTATTTTTCCTTCTTTATCTTCTGTTGAAGAATTTCGTTATATTATAAGAGATAAATCTCCAAATTTAGATACCGATGGTAGATGCAATGTTAACTTAGCGGGGGACGAATTACTTGACATAGTTAAAAATATGGATGGATTAATTGGGCCGTCTCATGCTTTTACTCCTTGGACCTCAATATACAAAGAATATGACACTCTTGAAGATTGCTACAAGACTAAGAATATCCCTTTTCTTGAACTAGGTCTTTCAGCTGACACACATATGGCAGATTGTATATCAGAATTGAAAGATGTGACTTTCATGACTAACTCAGACGCTCATTCTCCTTGGCCACATAGGATAGGAAGAGAGTTTAACAGAATAAAGGTAAGGGATAATAATTATGATGAAATAATAAAAGCCATAAGAAGGCGTGGAGGAAACGAATTCGTTCTTAACGTTGGAATTGATCCTGATCTTGGAAAGTATCATATGACAGCGTGTACAAGGTGTTATAAAAAATACACAATTGAGAGGGCCATTGAACAAAAAAACAGATGCACTTGTGGGGGTCTTATAAAAAAAGGTGTCGCGGATAGAATCAAAGAATTATGCGACCAAGAAGTGACTCATCCTTCTCATAGGCCTAAATATCTCAAAACTATCCCCTTGGCAGAAATTTTAGTCCAGACACTTGGGCTTGCTTCAGTAAATTCAAAAAAAGTTCAGGACCTTTGGAAACTATTAATCCAATCTTTCAAAAATGAAATAAATGTTCTTATTGTAACTCCTAGAGAAGAGATAGAAAAAGTTGCCGGTGAAAAAGTGGCCCAAGCAATAATTGATTTTAGAGAAGGTAAGATATACATTGAACCTGGCGGAGGGGGAATGTATGGAAAAGTACACCTTACTAAAAAAGACAGAAATCAATCTAGTTTGGATGGCTTTCTATAA
- a CDS encoding FAD-dependent oxidoreductase — protein MEIFDVAILGGGPAGISAGIYAARFKLNAVIISNSLGGTAQSAHLIENYPGYGVISGFELMQKFKEHLKSFEVPIIEKHVYSADKDNDIFTIKLTDQEIKTRYILIATGTKRRKLGVPGEAQFYGKGVSYCATCDAFFYRGKTVAVVGGSDAANMAAILLSSMANKVYIIYRKEKLRGELVWIERVLKNSKIEVMYNSNVVEVTGKEFVEGVKLEDGREIAVDGVFVEIGSIPECCCAKELGIEINEKGYIKVDSSQKTSTDRVYAAGDVTSGSNGFQQIVTAASEGVIAIKSIFDDMERSKVTLWKKE, from the coding sequence ATGGAAATTTTTGATGTTGCTATTCTTGGGGGGGGTCCCGCCGGAATTTCTGCAGGTATATACGCAGCAAGATTCAAATTAAATGCTGTAATTATATCAAATTCTTTAGGGGGTACAGCGCAGTCTGCACACCTTATAGAAAATTATCCAGGGTATGGCGTTATATCTGGATTTGAATTGATGCAGAAATTTAAAGAACATCTAAAAAGTTTTGAGGTTCCAATAATAGAAAAACATGTTTATTCTGCTGATAAAGATAATGACATATTTACTATTAAATTAACAGATCAAGAAATCAAAACTCGATATATTCTTATTGCAACTGGAACTAAAAGAAGAAAGTTGGGAGTTCCAGGAGAAGCACAGTTCTATGGTAAAGGTGTAAGTTACTGTGCTACATGTGATGCATTTTTTTACAGGGGTAAGACTGTAGCTGTTGTTGGTGGGAGTGATGCTGCAAATATGGCGGCTATATTACTTTCTTCTATGGCAAATAAAGTGTATATTATTTATAGAAAAGAGAAGCTACGAGGAGAATTAGTTTGGATTGAGAGAGTTCTAAAGAATTCTAAAATTGAAGTTATGTATAATTCTAATGTAGTAGAAGTAACTGGAAAAGAATTTGTTGAAGGGGTAAAATTAGAAGATGGAAGGGAGATTGCTGTAGATGGAGTATTCGTTGAAATTGGATCAATCCCTGAATGTTGCTGTGCTAAAGAACTTGGGATTGAAATAAATGAAAAAGGATACATAAAAGTAGATTCTTCACAGAAAACTAGTACTGATAGAGTCTATGCCGCGGGAGATGTAACATCGGGATCCAATGGATTCCAGCAGATTGTAACTGCAGCAAGTGAAGGAGTAATTGCAATAAAAAGCATTTTTGACGATATGGAGAGATCAAAGGTGACATTATGGAAAAAAGAATAA
- a CDS encoding thioredoxin family protein, translating into MKKILVFIIGILILFAGCTSQPNTNTNNTNDQNNTTNGTSNKTLYEQIEEEAICPCSALFNLKDCKKYFPDCQYTPIVDATINNMISEGKTKDQILQAVDQYNTGIIEGKLNEFRESQEENRVIVLYFKSSVCEICHEKEPVLDEIKEKYKGKIDIYEFDRVEDGVIFDYFIVDRIPSIIFFDGKSRLNDVPFNNITVDGISSLLDFTLDKKK; encoded by the coding sequence ATGAAAAAAATATTAGTATTTATTATAGGGATATTAATATTATTTGCTGGATGTACTTCCCAGCCGAATACGAATACAAATAATACAAATGATCAAAATAATACAACGAATGGAACTTCAAATAAAACTCTCTATGAACAGATAGAAGAAGAAGCTATTTGTCCCTGTAGTGCGTTATTTAATTTGAAAGATTGTAAAAAATACTTCCCGGACTGTCAATACACTCCCATCGTTGATGCTACTATCAACAATATGATTTCTGAGGGTAAAACCAAAGATCAGATATTACAAGCTGTTGATCAATACAATACTGGAATAATCGAAGGTAAATTAAATGAATTTAGGGAATCTCAAGAAGAAAATCGTGTTATTGTGCTATACTTCAAATCTTCAGTTTGCGAAATATGCCATGAAAAAGAACCAGTCTTAGATGAGATAAAGGAAAAATATAAAGGAAAAATTGATATTTACGAATTTGATAGGGTTGAAGATGGAGTAATATTCGATTATTTCATCGTCGATAGAATACCAAGTATTATCTTCTTTGATGGAAAATCAAGATTAAATGACGTTCCGTTTAATAACATCACTGTTGACGGAATAAGTTCATTACTAGATTTTACATTAGATAAAAAGAAATGA